A genomic region of Prevotella scopos JCM 17725 contains the following coding sequences:
- the murB gene encoding UDP-N-acetylmuramate dehydrogenase, with protein MPSCKQKQRAKLKRNNKNMKIESDYSLLEHNTFGIDAKCRRFIEYASVEEAQELVRSLNAEDYPLLILGGGSNLLLTDNYKGTVLHSGISFIEQLDNERVRCGSAYVWDDFVDYCVAHNLYGAENLSIIPGECGASAVQNIGAYGAESKDLIEEVEAVEIATGEVHHFKNADCEYSYRQSKFKHEWRNKFLITSVTYRLSKNYDPKLDYGNIRAALAEKDIENPTAAELRQTIIDIRNAKLPDPEVIGNAGSFFMNPIVPKAKYEELAAQYERMPHYTIDENHEKIPAGWMIEQCGWKGKALGPAGVYEKQALVLVNLGGATGADIVRLYEAIQRDVKEKFGIEIHPEVNTIP; from the coding sequence ATCCCTTCTTGTAAACAGAAACAAAGGGCAAAGCTAAAAAGGAATAACAAAAATATGAAAATAGAGAGTGACTATAGTCTCTTAGAGCATAACACATTCGGCATTGATGCAAAGTGCCGTCGTTTTATAGAATACGCATCTGTAGAGGAAGCACAGGAACTTGTGCGCTCCTTGAATGCAGAAGACTATCCGCTACTGATTCTTGGTGGAGGTAGTAACCTTCTACTCACAGATAATTACAAGGGAACAGTTCTACACTCGGGTATCTCTTTTATAGAGCAACTCGACAATGAACGTGTACGCTGTGGCTCTGCTTACGTATGGGATGACTTTGTAGATTATTGCGTTGCTCACAATCTCTATGGTGCAGAGAACCTTTCTATCATCCCTGGTGAGTGCGGAGCGAGTGCTGTTCAGAACATTGGTGCTTATGGTGCTGAATCAAAAGACTTAATAGAAGAGGTGGAAGCAGTAGAGATTGCCACTGGCGAAGTACATCATTTCAAGAATGCCGATTGCGAATACAGCTACCGACAGAGTAAGTTTAAGCATGAATGGCGTAACAAATTTCTCATTACATCAGTCACCTATCGTCTTTCCAAGAATTATGACCCAAAGCTCGACTATGGTAACATTCGTGCTGCACTGGCTGAGAAAGACATAGAGAATCCTACGGCAGCAGAACTCCGTCAGACAATTATAGACATCCGTAATGCGAAACTCCCCGACCCAGAAGTTATTGGTAATGCTGGTAGTTTCTTTATGAATCCGATTGTTCCTAAGGCTAAGTATGAGGAATTGGCTGCGCAATATGAGCGTATGCCTCATTATACTATCGATGAGAATCATGAGAAGATTCCTGCTGGATGGATGATTGAACAATGTGGTTGGAAGGGTAAGGCTCTTGGCCCTGCAGGTGTTTATGAGAAACAAGCGTTGGTATTAGTGAATCTTGGTGGTGCAACGGGCGCCGACATCGTCCGCCTTTATGAGGCCATTCAACGTGATGTAAAGGAGAAGTTTGGGATTGAGATACATCCGGAGGTGAACACCATTCCATAA
- a CDS encoding MBL fold metallo-hydrolase yields the protein MKDSPPFGGGGGGFTFLGTGTSNGVPVLGCNCEVCKSKDPRDNRLRTAALLETDDMRIVIDCGPDFRQQMLPQPFRKIDGLLITHIHYDHVGGIDDVRPFCMLGDIDVYANASTCEGLRHNFPYCFTENLYPGVPKLNLHSILPHSRFHIGDIEVMPISVMHGKLSILGYRFGKLAYITDMKTIDDEELPYLEGVETLVVNALRWERTHHSHQLISEAIAFSRKIGAKRTYLTHLTHKIGLHEEAQRQLPEGVFFAYDGLKIEI from the coding sequence ATCAAGGACTCCCCTCCCTTCGGAGGGGGCGGGGGTGGCTTTACCTTCCTTGGCACTGGCACATCCAATGGTGTACCAGTACTCGGTTGCAATTGTGAGGTATGTAAGAGCAAGGACCCTCGTGATAATCGATTGCGCACCGCTGCTTTATTGGAAACAGATGACATGCGTATCGTCATTGATTGTGGTCCAGACTTTCGTCAACAAATGTTACCACAACCCTTCCGTAAGATTGACGGCTTACTGATTACGCATATCCATTACGACCACGTTGGAGGCATTGACGATGTACGCCCCTTTTGTATGTTGGGCGATATAGATGTCTATGCTAACGCCAGCACCTGCGAAGGATTACGCCACAATTTCCCTTATTGCTTCACAGAAAATCTCTACCCAGGAGTTCCTAAGTTGAACCTTCACAGTATTCTACCCCACTCTCGCTTTCATATTGGCGACATCGAGGTGATGCCTATTTCCGTGATGCACGGAAAACTTTCTATCCTTGGCTATCGCTTTGGCAAACTCGCCTACATCACAGACATGAAAACCATTGACGATGAGGAACTTCCTTATCTCGAAGGCGTTGAGACCTTAGTAGTAAATGCACTACGATGGGAACGTACACACCACTCCCACCAACTCATATCAGAAGCCATAGCTTTCAGTCGGAAGATTGGAGCTAAACGCACTTACCTCACTCATCTTACCCACAAGATTGGTTTACACGAAGAAGCACAAAGACAACTCCCAGAAGGTGTATTCTTTGCATACGATGGTTTGAAAATAGAGATCTAA
- the hflX gene encoding GTPase HflX encodes MKEFIISDVKAETAVLVGLITKEQDEEKTKEYLDELEFLADTAGAVTVKRFTQRVTGPSAVTYVGKGKLEEIRDYIKMMEDEDEPIGMVIFDDELSAKQMRNIEQELGVKILDRTSLILDIFAMRAQTANAKTQVELAQYRYMLPRLQRLWTHLERQGGGSGSGGGKGSVGLRGPGETQLEMDRRIILQRMTLLKQRLAEIDKQKVTQRKNRGRMIRVALVGYTNVGKSTTMNLLAKSEVFAENKLFATLDTTVRKVVVDNLPFLLADTVGFIRKLPTDLVDSFKSTLDEVREADLLLHVVDISHPDFEEQIQVVNQTLSELGCADKPSMIIFNKIDNYHWVEKEEDDLTPATKENITLDDLKKTWMAKEHDNCLFISAKEKENIDEFREVLYKKVRELHVQKYPYNDFLYNIEEE; translated from the coding sequence ATGAAAGAATTTATCATATCTGACGTCAAGGCTGAAACAGCCGTTCTTGTTGGTCTTATCACTAAGGAGCAAGACGAGGAGAAGACGAAGGAATATCTTGACGAATTAGAGTTCCTCGCTGATACAGCTGGTGCTGTCACTGTGAAGCGATTCACGCAGAGGGTGACAGGGCCAAGTGCAGTGACGTACGTCGGCAAGGGTAAACTTGAAGAGATAAGAGATTACATCAAGATGATGGAGGACGAGGATGAACCTATTGGTATGGTCATCTTCGACGATGAATTGTCGGCTAAGCAGATGCGCAATATCGAGCAAGAACTCGGCGTAAAGATATTAGACCGCACATCTCTCATCCTCGATATCTTTGCAATGCGTGCTCAGACTGCCAATGCCAAGACGCAGGTTGAGTTGGCACAGTACCGCTATATGCTCCCACGTCTGCAACGTCTGTGGACTCACCTGGAGCGTCAGGGTGGTGGTTCTGGCTCTGGTGGCGGTAAAGGTTCGGTAGGTCTGCGTGGTCCAGGTGAGACACAGTTGGAGATGGACCGCCGTATCATCTTACAGCGTATGACACTCTTGAAGCAAAGACTTGCTGAGATTGACAAACAGAAGGTGACACAGCGTAAGAACCGTGGTCGCATGATTCGTGTTGCCTTGGTCGGTTACACGAACGTGGGTAAGTCAACCACCATGAACCTCTTGGCTAAGAGCGAGGTATTTGCTGAGAACAAACTCTTCGCAACACTCGACACAACCGTACGCAAGGTCGTTGTTGACAATCTTCCTTTCCTACTGGCTGACACCGTTGGATTTATCCGTAAGTTGCCAACAGACTTGGTTGACTCGTTTAAGTCAACACTCGATGAGGTGCGCGAAGCCGACCTTCTCTTGCACGTTGTAGATATCTCTCACCCTGACTTTGAAGAACAGATACAAGTTGTCAACCAGACCTTGTCAGAATTGGGGTGTGCCGACAAACCTTCAATGATTATCTTCAACAAGATTGACAACTATCATTGGGTAGAGAAGGAAGAGGATGACCTCACACCAGCCACAAAGGAGAATATCACTTTGGACGACCTGAAAAAGACATGGATGGCTAAAGAACACGACAATTGTCTCTTCATTTCGGCTAAAGAAAAAGAGAATATCGATGAGTTCAGGGAGGTACTTTATAAGAAAGTGCGTGAACTCCACGTGCAGAAGTATCCTTACAACGACTTCCTTTACAATATCGAAGAGGAATAA
- a CDS encoding DUF4954 family protein, with product MQYRSLTFEEIEILESNSCWAEDWNRVEVAEDGFHPKFFHRVMFYGDIRLGSFQKEVEITKDFFKHSGINDATLRNVTVGNDCLIEKVGNYINNYTIGNDCLISNISVMETTEGATYGEGNLISVLNEVGDGNVIFFHDLNSQFAAFMVKHFNDKDLKNAIRRLIKEEIERTNPERGTIGNNVKIVNTKEITNTVIQNDCEISGASRLSDCTILSSEHASVYIGTGVICENSIISDGSSIVNSVKMQDCFVGEACQISNGFTASQSVFFANSFMSNGEACAAFCGPFCASHHKSSLLIGGMFSFYNAGSGTNFSNHAYKMGPMHWGILQRGTKTASGSYLLMPATIGTFSVCFGKLMHHPNTTALPFSYLIAEADKMYLVPGRNITTVGLYRDIRKWPKRDTRPQQTQKSIVNFDWLSPFSVGGIVQGKKILENLRQASGDNVSSYNYHEYVINATSLRKGIKYYDIALRIYMGAVLKRAHKWGFFGKPQTEIGLGRWDDLSGLLLPVSEEQRLIEDIKSGSLETIQEVVERFCEINDNYRVYQWAWTYRMILEYYGIDEITPEDDARIKKDYIEARRAWIAEIRKDAEKEFEMGDVDREVFESFVNSLDHEIDFED from the coding sequence ATGCAATATCGTTCCCTTACCTTTGAAGAGATTGAGATACTCGAGAGCAACAGCTGTTGGGCAGAAGATTGGAATCGAGTAGAGGTTGCGGAAGATGGATTTCATCCGAAATTCTTCCATCGTGTCATGTTCTATGGCGACATACGACTCGGTAGTTTCCAGAAAGAAGTCGAGATAACAAAAGACTTCTTCAAGCACTCTGGTATCAATGATGCGACGCTTCGCAACGTAACGGTAGGCAATGACTGCTTGATTGAGAAGGTGGGGAACTACATCAATAACTATACGATTGGCAACGACTGCCTCATCTCCAACATCTCCGTCATGGAGACAACGGAGGGAGCAACATACGGTGAAGGTAATCTTATCTCGGTTCTGAATGAGGTCGGTGATGGGAATGTTATCTTCTTCCATGACCTCAACAGTCAGTTTGCAGCCTTCATGGTGAAGCATTTCAACGACAAAGACCTCAAGAATGCTATCCGAAGACTGATTAAAGAGGAGATAGAACGTACAAACCCTGAACGTGGAACGATTGGCAATAACGTGAAGATTGTCAACACCAAGGAGATTACCAACACTGTTATTCAGAACGATTGCGAGATTTCTGGTGCAAGTCGTTTGAGCGATTGTACCATTCTCAGTTCTGAACATGCCAGTGTCTATATCGGTACAGGAGTTATCTGCGAGAATTCTATCATATCAGATGGTTCAAGCATAGTGAACAGTGTGAAGATGCAAGACTGCTTCGTAGGTGAAGCTTGTCAGATAAGCAATGGCTTTACAGCCTCACAGAGTGTCTTCTTCGCCAATTCCTTCATGTCAAATGGTGAGGCCTGCGCTGCCTTCTGCGGTCCGTTCTGTGCTTCTCACCATAAGAGTTCACTGCTTATCGGTGGTATGTTCTCTTTCTATAATGCAGGTTCTGGCACCAACTTCTCTAACCATGCATATAAGATGGGGCCAATGCACTGGGGCATCTTGCAACGTGGTACAAAGACGGCAAGTGGTAGTTATCTGCTCATGCCAGCAACGATTGGTACATTCTCCGTATGTTTCGGTAAGCTGATGCACCACCCGAACACAACTGCCCTACCCTTCTCTTACCTCATTGCCGAGGCTGACAAGATGTATCTCGTACCAGGTCGTAACATCACAACCGTCGGTCTTTATCGTGACATTCGCAAGTGGCCGAAGCGTGACACACGCCCACAGCAGACACAGAAGAGCATTGTCAACTTCGATTGGCTATCACCTTTCTCTGTAGGGGGTATCGTACAAGGTAAGAAGATACTCGAGAACTTACGTCAGGCAAGTGGCGACAACGTCTCATCTTATAACTATCATGAATATGTCATCAATGCCACCAGCTTACGAAAAGGTATCAAATACTACGACATTGCCTTGCGCATCTATATGGGTGCCGTCCTGAAGCGTGCACACAAATGGGGTTTCTTTGGTAAGCCACAGACTGAGATCGGACTGGGTAGATGGGACGACCTTTCCGGTCTGTTACTCCCAGTATCTGAGGAACAGCGTCTCATTGAGGATATCAAGAGCGGTAGCCTAGAAACCATTCAGGAGGTTGTAGAACGCTTCTGTGAGATTAACGACAATTATCGTGTTTATCAATGGGCATGGACTTATCGTATGATACTAGAATATTATGGTATCGACGAGATAACACCCGAAGACGACGCACGCATCAAGAAGGACTATATTGAGGCACGCCGCGCTTGGATTGCAGAGATACGTAAGGATGCCGAGAAGGAGTTTGAGATGGGTGATGTCGATAGAGAAGTCTTTGAGTCGTTCGTTAACAGCCTCGACCACGAGATTGATTTTGAGGATTAA
- a CDS encoding M16 family metallopeptidase produces MRKHSINRTLSKGLALGLLFLAATVTAYAQRFSYESVPNDPMKTRIYTLKNGLKIYLSVNKEKPRIQTYIAVRTGSRNDPKETTGLAHYLEHLMFKGTTHFGSSNVEAERPYLDSIEARFEQYRHITDPTARKKWYHQIDSISQLAARYNIPNEYDKMMTAIGSEGTNAYTSNDVTCYVENIPSNELDTWAKVQGDRFQNMVIRGFHTELEAVYEEYNIGLSSDWRKMYAALFAKLFPTHPYGTQTTIGLGEHLKNPSITNIKNYFNKYYVPNNVAICLSGDLNPDETVAAIEKYFGNWKPSAHIDVPQFPVQPALTAPVDTTIIGKEAPSFFMGWRAEASNSLQMDTLEIVAQLLSNGAAGLFDLDLTQKLKVQEVGAGVSDMNDYSVFYIYGQPKKGQTLQEARALALSEVEKLKKGEFSDDLLPSIINNYKRYYYTELDKNQFRAKQYVDAFINHKSWKQEVDKLARVSKLTKAEIVRFANQFLRNDFACVYKEQGNDTTIKKVEKPTITPIPTNNDKQSDFLKEIVNTKSTPIQPQFVDYKHDLTKATTKKGLPVLYKQDTSNDLFTLCFVIPYGEEHNPLLDYAAGYLDYLGTNKFSNEQIKQQFYKLACDYSISERNDVSYITLSGLNSNLPQALALLNDLLNNAKVDKEAYALYVEQILKSRSDNKANQKANFSALRNYAIYGKYNPTLNAPSEQALKAMNPQELLNLLKNLKNYKQTVLYYGPSSLKDIDQLVSKTILSPKKFAAVPAIKRYKEETTPKNEVIIAPYDAKNIYMVQFHNDDQKWSADRAPIIALFNEYFGGGMNAIVFQELRESRGLAYSASALYASPYRLGGNESFYTYIITQNDKMMDCVGEFNKLLNNVPVRQSGFDLAKQSLMKSLASNRTTKYAILTSYLAAQRLGIDYSLSEKIYKALPSLQLQDVINFEKEYIANKPFKYIILGDEKELDLKALEKIAPIRKVTTEEIFGY; encoded by the coding sequence ATGAGAAAACATTCTATTAACCGCACCCTTTCTAAAGGGCTTGCCTTAGGATTATTGTTCCTCGCGGCAACTGTAACGGCTTACGCTCAGCGTTTCAGCTATGAGAGCGTACCCAATGACCCAATGAAGACGCGTATCTATACGCTGAAGAATGGTCTGAAGATTTACCTTTCTGTCAACAAGGAGAAACCACGCATACAGACTTATATCGCTGTGCGTACGGGTTCTCGTAATGACCCAAAGGAGACAACAGGTTTGGCACACTACTTAGAGCACCTTATGTTCAAGGGTACAACCCACTTTGGTTCTTCTAATGTAGAGGCAGAGCGTCCTTACCTCGACTCTATCGAAGCACGTTTTGAGCAGTATCGCCACATCACTGACCCAACTGCACGAAAGAAGTGGTACCACCAGATTGACTCTATCTCACAGCTTGCAGCTCGTTACAACATTCCTAACGAGTATGACAAGATGATGACAGCAATCGGTAGTGAGGGTACCAACGCTTATACCTCTAATGACGTTACATGTTATGTAGAGAACATACCATCTAACGAGTTGGACACATGGGCAAAGGTTCAGGGTGATCGCTTCCAGAACATGGTTATCCGTGGTTTCCATACAGAGTTAGAGGCGGTATATGAGGAGTATAACATCGGTCTTTCCAGCGACTGGCGCAAGATGTATGCAGCCTTGTTTGCAAAACTCTTCCCTACCCATCCTTATGGAACCCAGACAACAATCGGTCTTGGTGAGCACTTGAAGAACCCTTCAATCACAAACATCAAGAATTATTTTAATAAGTATTACGTACCTAACAACGTAGCTATTTGTCTCTCTGGTGATCTTAACCCTGACGAGACAGTGGCTGCCATTGAGAAGTATTTCGGCAACTGGAAGCCAAGCGCACATATTGACGTGCCACAGTTCCCAGTACAGCCTGCTCTCACAGCACCTGTTGACACAACCATTATCGGTAAGGAAGCTCCTTCCTTCTTCATGGGTTGGCGTGCTGAGGCAAGTAATTCTCTCCAGATGGACACACTGGAGATTGTGGCACAATTGCTTTCTAACGGAGCAGCAGGACTCTTCGACCTTGACCTTACCCAGAAATTAAAAGTACAAGAAGTAGGTGCAGGGGTTAGCGATATGAACGACTATTCTGTCTTCTATATCTATGGACAGCCAAAGAAAGGCCAGACCTTACAAGAGGCACGTGCCTTGGCTTTATCAGAAGTTGAGAAGCTTAAGAAGGGTGAGTTCTCTGATGACCTCCTACCATCTATCATCAACAACTATAAACGTTACTACTACACAGAACTTGACAAGAACCAATTCCGTGCTAAGCAGTATGTGGATGCCTTCATCAATCATAAATCATGGAAGCAGGAAGTTGATAAACTCGCTCGTGTATCTAAGTTGACCAAGGCAGAGATTGTGCGTTTTGCCAATCAATTCCTCCGTAACGACTTCGCATGCGTCTATAAGGAGCAAGGCAACGACACCACTATTAAAAAGGTAGAGAAGCCTACTATCACTCCAATCCCAACCAACAACGACAAGCAGAGTGACTTCTTGAAGGAGATTGTAAACACAAAGTCAACTCCTATCCAGCCACAGTTTGTTGACTATAAGCACGACCTTACCAAGGCAACAACAAAGAAGGGGCTTCCTGTTCTTTATAAGCAGGATACATCAAACGACCTCTTCACACTTTGCTTCGTTATCCCTTATGGTGAAGAACACAACCCATTGCTCGACTATGCAGCTGGTTACTTGGACTATTTAGGTACGAACAAGTTCAGCAACGAGCAGATTAAGCAGCAGTTCTACAAGTTAGCTTGCGACTATAGCATCTCTGAACGAAACGATGTATCATACATCACATTAAGTGGTCTCAACTCTAACCTGCCTCAGGCACTTGCACTGTTGAACGACTTACTCAACAATGCAAAGGTTGACAAGGAGGCTTACGCCCTCTATGTTGAGCAGATTCTGAAATCACGTAGCGATAACAAGGCTAACCAGAAGGCTAACTTCTCTGCCCTCAGAAACTATGCAATTTACGGAAAGTACAACCCTACCCTCAACGCTCCAAGCGAGCAAGCATTGAAGGCGATGAACCCACAGGAACTTCTCAACTTGCTGAAGAACCTGAAGAACTACAAGCAGACCGTGCTCTACTATGGTCCTTCAAGTCTGAAAGACATCGACCAGCTTGTCAGCAAGACCATCCTTTCACCAAAGAAGTTTGCTGCTGTACCAGCTATCAAGCGTTATAAAGAGGAGACTACACCGAAGAATGAGGTAATCATTGCTCCTTACGATGCAAAGAATATCTATATGGTACAGTTCCATAACGATGATCAGAAATGGTCAGCTGACCGTGCTCCAATCATTGCCCTCTTCAACGAATACTTCGGTGGTGGTATGAACGCTATCGTTTTCCAGGAGTTGCGTGAGTCACGCGGTTTGGCTTATTCAGCTTCAGCTCTCTATGCTTCTCCTTATCGTTTAGGAGGAAATGAGAGTTTCTACACCTATATCATCACACAAAACGATAAAATGATGGACTGCGTAGGCGAGTTCAATAAGCTCCTCAATAACGTCCCTGTACGTCAGAGTGGTTTCGACCTTGCAAAGCAGAGTTTGATGAAGAGCCTTGCATCTAACCGTACAACTAAGTATGCTATCCTCACCTCTTACCTTGCAGCACAGCGTTTAGGCATCGACTACTCATTGAGTGAAAAGATCTACAAGGCCCTTCCAAGTCTGCAACTACAGGATGTTATCAACTTCGAGAAGGAGTACATTGCGAACAAGCCATTCAAGTATATCATCCTCGGTGACGAGAAAGAGCTCGACCTCAAGGCATTGGAAAAGATTGCACCTATCAGGAAAGTGACAACTGAAGAAATCTTCGGTTATTAA
- a CDS encoding fumarate hydratase: MAEFKYAPMFQLGKDDTEYRLVSKEGISVGEFEGNEILKVSKEALTLLAQEAFHDCEFMLRRAHNEQVAKILTDPEASENDKYVALQFLRNAETAVKGVLPFCQDTGTAIIHGEKGQQVWTGFEDEEALSRGVFNTFTEENLRYSQNAPLNMYDEVNTKCNLPAQIDIEAVEGVEYRFVMVAKGGGSANKTYFYPMTKATIQNEGTLIPFLVEKMKSLGTAACPPYHICFVIGGTSAEKNLLTVKLGSIKYYDNLPTTGDETGRAFRDIDLEQKLLKEAYKIGLGAQFGGKYLAHDIRIIRLPRHGASCPIGMGVSCSADRNIKAKINKDGIWLEKMDTNPSELIPEEFRKPGEGAKGIEIDLDKGMDAVRAELTKYPVSTRVNLKGTIIVARDIAHAKLKARLDAGEDLPDYIKNYPVLYAGPAKTPEGYPCGSMGPTTANRMDPYVDEFQEHGGSLVMIAKGNRTQAVTDACQKHGGFYLGTIGGVAAVLSQSSIKSIECVEYPELGMEAVWKITVEDFPAFILVDDKGHDFFKELKPWTGCSCEK, encoded by the coding sequence ATGGCAGAATTCAAGTATGCACCCATGTTTCAATTGGGCAAAGATGACACCGAGTATCGTCTGGTATCGAAGGAAGGTATCAGCGTTGGTGAGTTTGAAGGTAACGAAATCCTAAAGGTGAGCAAAGAGGCGCTCACCTTACTAGCACAGGAGGCTTTCCACGATTGTGAGTTCATGCTCCGTCGTGCACACAACGAGCAAGTTGCAAAGATTCTGACCGACCCAGAGGCATCAGAGAACGACAAGTACGTTGCTCTCCAGTTCCTCCGCAATGCTGAGACAGCTGTGAAGGGCGTACTGCCTTTCTGCCAAGATACGGGTACTGCCATCATTCATGGTGAGAAGGGACAGCAGGTATGGACTGGCTTTGAGGACGAAGAGGCGCTCTCTCGTGGTGTATTCAACACCTTTACAGAGGAGAATCTACGCTATTCACAGAATGCTCCGCTCAATATGTATGATGAGGTGAATACCAAGTGTAACCTCCCTGCACAGATTGATATTGAAGCTGTTGAGGGTGTAGAATATCGTTTCGTAATGGTTGCTAAGGGTGGTGGTTCTGCTAACAAGACCTACTTCTACCCAATGACAAAGGCTACTATCCAGAACGAGGGTACGCTCATTCCTTTCCTCGTTGAGAAGATGAAAAGCCTAGGTACAGCAGCTTGTCCTCCTTATCACATCTGTTTCGTGATTGGTGGTACCTCTGCCGAGAAGAACCTCCTCACCGTGAAACTCGGAAGTATCAAGTATTATGATAATCTTCCTACTACCGGTGACGAGACAGGACGTGCTTTCCGCGACATCGACCTCGAGCAGAAGCTCCTTAAAGAGGCTTATAAGATTGGTCTTGGTGCACAGTTTGGTGGTAAGTATCTTGCACACGACATCCGCATCATCCGTCTGCCACGCCACGGCGCAAGCTGCCCTATCGGTATGGGTGTTAGCTGTTCTGCTGACCGTAATATCAAAGCTAAGATTAACAAAGATGGTATTTGGTTGGAGAAGATGGACACTAACCCAAGCGAGTTGATTCCAGAGGAGTTCCGCAAGCCAGGAGAAGGGGCAAAGGGTATCGAAATCGACCTCGACAAGGGTATGGATGCTGTTCGTGCTGAACTGACAAAATACCCTGTTTCAACACGTGTCAACCTCAAGGGTACCATCATCGTTGCACGTGACATTGCTCACGCTAAGCTCAAGGCTCGTTTGGATGCTGGCGAGGATTTGCCTGATTACATCAAGAACTACCCTGTCCTCTATGCAGGACCAGCCAAGACTCCAGAGGGCTACCCATGTGGTTCAATGGGACCAACCACTGCCAACCGTATGGACCCATACGTTGACGAGTTCCAGGAACATGGCGGTTCACTCGTGATGATTGCTAAAGGTAATCGTACACAAGCTGTCACAGATGCTTGCCAGAAGCATGGTGGCTTCTATCTCGGTACGATTGGTGGCGTTGCTGCCGTTCTCTCACAGAGCAGTATCAAGAGCATTGAGTGCGTAGAGTATCCTGAACTCGGTATGGAAGCTGTATGGAAGATTACCGTTGAGGACTTCCCTGCCTTCATCCTCGTTGACGATAAGGGTCATGACTTCTTCAAAGAATTGAAGCCTTGGACGGGCTGCAGCTGCGAGAAGTAA
- a CDS encoding site-specific integrase, which produces MEKEKMKLLFYLKRGTQDKNGKSPVMGRISIGRSMVQFSCKCACTPKLWDSRKQRLVGKSAEAVSVNNELDRLQVSVHQVYESLLGKLNNTVTAEQIRELVFGLNSRSQGLLHHTDEYIDRFRERVGIDRSERRLKCLLLFRKHLAKFLRHRYHVNDIPVQKADTALIKDLEEFFAKEKGFKLNTSAGYLTMLASLLKDLYKRHIIDIYPFIAHSIRWDVGTPRYITREEVNRIAALSDNELQGYEQVSRDMFLFSCYPGLSYTDVYHLTSEHIIHESDMDWIRKLRVKTGNLCHIPLLPEASAIIERYRGIHTRAFRHEPPKGYLLPIPGCDTVNIHLKKIARLCGIQKTLTFHMARHTFASQMTLSEGVSIESVSKMLGHSQIKTTQVYAETSPERVFRDVEKILPLIAQYRLTN; this is translated from the coding sequence ATGGAAAAAGAAAAAATGAAGCTGCTTTTCTACCTCAAGAGAGGTACGCAGGACAAAAACGGAAAAAGTCCCGTAATGGGACGCATCAGTATCGGTCGCTCAATGGTTCAGTTCAGTTGCAAATGCGCCTGTACCCCAAAACTTTGGGATAGTCGTAAACAGCGACTTGTGGGCAAGAGTGCCGAAGCCGTATCAGTAAACAACGAACTTGACCGACTGCAAGTAAGCGTCCATCAAGTTTACGAATCGCTTTTGGGCAAGTTGAACAACACTGTTACGGCAGAGCAGATAAGGGAACTTGTATTCGGGTTAAACAGCAGATCGCAGGGACTGCTTCATCATACAGACGAGTATATCGACCGCTTCCGTGAGCGGGTGGGTATAGACCGCAGTGAAAGAAGACTGAAATGTCTGCTGCTTTTCCGTAAGCATCTGGCAAAATTTCTCAGACATCGCTACCATGTGAACGATATTCCCGTGCAAAAAGCCGATACTGCCCTTATCAAAGACTTGGAGGAGTTTTTTGCCAAAGAAAAGGGTTTTAAACTCAACACTTCAGCTGGTTATCTTACAATGCTGGCATCCCTACTCAAGGACCTATACAAACGGCACATCATAGACATCTATCCTTTCATCGCTCACTCTATCCGCTGGGACGTGGGTACACCCCGATACATCACAAGGGAGGAAGTAAACAGAATAGCAGCATTAAGCGATAACGAACTGCAAGGCTACGAGCAGGTATCAAGGGATATGTTTCTCTTTTCGTGCTATCCCGGTCTTTCCTATACGGATGTGTACCACCTCACGTCAGAGCATATCATCCACGAGTCCGATATGGATTGGATACGCAAGCTGAGAGTGAAGACGGGCAACCTATGCCACATTCCGCTACTGCCCGAAGCATCCGCCATCATCGAGCGGTACAGGGGTATCCATACAAGGGCGTTCCGTCACGAACCGCCCAAAGGGTATCTGCTGCCCATACCAGGCTGCGATACGGTGAACATACACCTCAAAAAGATAGCACGGCTTTGCGGTATTCAGAAAACGCTGACTTTTCACATGGCAAGGCATACCTTCGCATCGCAGATGACGCTTTCTGAAGGCGTGTCTATCGAAAGCGTATCGAAAATGCTCGGACACAGCCAAATAAAGACCACACAGGTGTATGCAGAGACTTCTCCAGAGCGTGTCTTTCGGGATGTGGAGAAGATTCTCCCTCTCATCGCACAATATCGTCTGACTAACTAG